The proteins below are encoded in one region of Ferroplasma acidiphilum:
- a CDS encoding nucleoside 2-deoxyribosyltransferase: MKSYDFYISAPLFNEMELKFNRELAAFLEKRGFTTYLPQRDGGEDEMLLKDPDLWPETSKRVFNRDVDALKSSSALIMVMDGRVPDEGACVELGMAYAFGKICIGFQTDNRRFASGQNNLMLDYCMSYDIVHDWNDLEVLLRQLKEKINR; encoded by the coding sequence ATGAAATCTTATGATTTTTATATATCTGCCCCGTTGTTTAATGAGATGGAATTGAAATTTAACAGGGAACTGGCAGCCTTTCTGGAAAAACGCGGATTTACAACCTATCTGCCACAGAGGGATGGGGGTGAGGATGAAATGCTTTTGAAGGACCCTGATTTATGGCCGGAGACGAGCAAAAGGGTATTTAACAGGGACGTTGATGCTCTTAAATCCTCATCAGCACTTATTATGGTAATGGATGGCAGGGTGCCTGATGAAGGTGCCTGCGTTGAACTTGGAATGGCCTATGCCTTTGGAAAAATATGCATCGGGTTTCAGACCGACAATAGGAGATTTGCATCAGGGCAGAATAACCTGATGCTGGATTATTGCATGTCGTATGATATAGTGCATGACTGGAATGACCTGGAAGTACTTTTAAGGCAATTAAAGGAAAAAATTAACAGATAA
- the coaA gene encoding type I pantothenate kinase, whose amino-acid sequence MNKTYLPRRTISSNLYLSFSRDEWAKRRGNLNITLSESDIKGILALNDKITASEIQDFYFPITRLLQLSINNNINLYRERNDFMGIKPQKMPFIIGVTGSVAVGKSTTSRLLKTLLERINPDLRIYIVSTDNFLKSNARLMEENIMERKGFPESYETQDLINFLVDIKSGVARTQIPVYSHLKYDILPEKQDLVDPDILILEGLNILQVKNPGKKDEIYVSDFLDFSIFIDAKVEYIKEWFVERFFLLMETAFKDKDSYFKKYSELTKEEARELSSKIWDNINGKNYSENIVKTRYRAELIIEKGKTHNIEKVMMKKL is encoded by the coding sequence ATGAATAAGACCTACCTGCCCCGGAGAACTATCAGCTCAAATCTATATCTTAGCTTTAGTAGAGATGAATGGGCAAAGAGAAGGGGAAATCTTAATATTACTCTGTCAGAAAGTGATATTAAAGGGATACTTGCATTAAATGATAAAATCACTGCATCTGAAATACAGGACTTTTATTTCCCGATTACAAGGCTATTGCAGCTCTCAATAAATAATAATATTAATCTTTACAGGGAGAGGAATGATTTCATGGGAATTAAACCCCAGAAAATGCCATTTATCATCGGGGTGACAGGAAGTGTTGCTGTGGGTAAAAGTACTACTTCGAGGCTTTTGAAAACCCTATTAGAGAGAATAAATCCAGATTTGAGGATTTATATAGTATCAACGGATAATTTTCTTAAAAGCAATGCCAGGCTTATGGAAGAGAATATTATGGAAAGAAAGGGCTTCCCTGAAAGTTATGAAACCCAGGACCTTATAAATTTTCTTGTTGATATAAAATCCGGTGTAGCCCGCACGCAGATACCGGTATATTCACACCTGAAATATGACATACTCCCGGAAAAACAGGACCTTGTTGATCCAGATATACTGATACTGGAAGGGCTGAATATATTGCAGGTAAAAAATCCGGGAAAGAAGGATGAGATTTACGTCTCCGATTTTCTTGATTTTTCAATATTTATAGATGCAAAGGTGGAATATATTAAGGAATGGTTTGTGGAACGGTTTTTCCTGCTAATGGAAACTGCATTTAAAGACAAAGACTCCTATTTCAAGAAGTATTCAGAACTCACAAAGGAAGAAGCCAGGGAATTATCATCGAAGATATGGGATAACATAAATGGCAAAAATTATTCAGAAAATATTGTTAAAACAAGATACCGTGCGGAATTAATAATTGAGAAAGGGAAAACACATAACATAGAAAAAGTCATGATGAAAAAACTATAA
- a CDS encoding IS5-like element ISFac2 family transposase: protein MTPQINNKINRSIKRYWIGSNRRWEKYNESLVDRVEYLTDLSFIKDYDTLLEEKNSGKIGHPYKVPDALIMYLARLRSIFNVPFRSLEGILRSLAIITGIKSISYSEIFRRIRRIKPELNNINNKLDCIIDSTGYKITIRGDYLGHKWHKKRKGWLKLHVIISLKDVNVLSFTITDEHTHDSKAARKLLSKMKNNILRIFGDRGYDSKYIYNMFGYNAVIPPRKNASTKSRGSSTRAKIVRFIKKNSMEQWKENNSYGKRWIVEIYFSGLKRVMTEVIKAKKIEYIIQELALKVVNYNIMRGMTHAY, encoded by the coding sequence TTGACACCACAAATCAATAATAAAATAAATAGAAGTATAAAAAGATACTGGATTGGTTCCAACAGAAGATGGGAAAAGTATAATGAATCACTTGTAGACAGGGTGGAATACCTTACAGATCTGTCATTTATAAAGGATTATGATACTCTATTAGAGGAAAAGAATAGTGGAAAAATAGGCCATCCATACAAAGTACCCGATGCATTGATAATGTATTTAGCGAGATTAAGATCTATATTTAATGTACCGTTCAGGTCACTTGAAGGGATATTGAGATCCTTAGCGATTATAACAGGAATAAAATCAATATCATACAGTGAAATATTCAGGAGGATAAGGAGAATTAAGCCTGAATTGAATAATATTAACAATAAACTGGATTGCATTATAGATTCTACTGGATATAAAATAACAATAAGGGGAGATTACTTAGGCCATAAATGGCATAAGAAAAGGAAGGGGTGGCTCAAATTACATGTAATAATATCATTGAAGGATGTTAATGTATTATCATTCACTATAACAGATGAGCATACACATGATTCTAAAGCTGCTAGAAAACTATTGAGTAAAATGAAAAATAATATTCTAAGAATATTTGGGGATAGGGGATATGATTCAAAATATATCTACAATATGTTCGGATATAATGCAGTAATACCCCCCAGGAAAAATGCCTCTACTAAATCCAGAGGTTCATCCACAAGGGCCAAGATTGTAAGATTTATAAAAAAGAATTCCATGGAACAGTGGAAGGAGAATAATAGCTATGGTAAAAGGTGGATTGTAGAAATATATTTTTCAGGATTAAAAAGAGTAATGACAGAGGTTATTAAAGCTAAGAAAATAGAGTATATTATACAGGAATTAGCTCTTAAGGTTGTTAATTACAATATTATGAGGGGGATGACACATGCCTATTAA
- a CDS encoding S41 family peptidase: MERYFMYPDINDDLVVFVNDNDLWKYNINTKHIERLTNNLGIVTNPKISPDKKYVYFRLMTGKSGESSDIYSIDLEKGNLNRVTYLCGKSTSRRMYTSIAGFDKNGNLIISTDAYYPFGTPMLYRIVNENTEPLNLGPALNIIYYGDYTIIGRNTIDMPHWKRYKGGTRGKILSCKNDDFKIIIDLESNVNSPMIYNDELYFISDHEGSANIYSADFNGGNLKKHTDFKDYYVRNANSDSKKIIFQKSGSLFIFQNDRVEKLDININIPSVNIENRIVKATDYLTDYKINYTGNLIGLISRGQALFTGIKNGPVMNINKLKNQIIEFMNNNDIIIYNYNEENNKILLYSVDKTLKKFFDFKNGIIFSMKASPDSKYIAIGNNRFELFILNVENGNINKIDESESGTIDDFSWSNDSILLAYSYPESEYYGYNESASIKIFDLTANKKYDATTSGAIDFKPVFSNDDNYLFYLSKRSLDPVADQLVFNLGYPKITKPYAIPVKENIFPLFSDIPEELHENIPGKYKLNNIIQLSEVFPVPAEDYANIIPVNNGVLLLHYPVEGSMKYYLFNNDEKTGNIELFDFKKKKSELYESEVVNYLISGNKKFLLIRKSSNKFIEREIEPKKDEDIDLTRLNITIEPMNEWKNMLYDTFNLIKENYWSKEKVEKLGDDPYLKYKKLLNKVRTRFELSDLIREMQGEYSTSHSYEIGGDLSNVESISIGKLGIDYEFKNNNYIITKIYNGDPSNENEKSPLLYTGIKENDIIKSINGVTLDATNNPDKLLLGHANEIITIEIVNRNETKKYYVKTMIDEKYLRYREFVERNRKYVHEKTGDKIGYIHIPDMGMNGFNEFFRIYDREANRSGLIVDLRFNGGGFVSQLLLEKLSRKRIGYDVPRRGIITPYPIDSVNGPMIGLTNEYAGSDGDIGTHVFKLMGLGKVIGTRTWGGVVGINPKIKLLDNTTVTQPQFATWFKDVKYGMENYGTEPDIYIENMPQDFLKSRDVQLDSAIEYILKEMNDYKKLDLT, from the coding sequence ATGGAAAGATATTTTATGTATCCAGATATAAATGATGATTTAGTTGTTTTTGTGAATGATAACGATCTGTGGAAATACAATATTAACACAAAACATATTGAAAGATTGACAAACAATTTAGGCATAGTTACAAATCCAAAAATTAGCCCTGACAAAAAATATGTCTATTTCAGATTGATGACTGGAAAATCCGGCGAATCCTCTGATATATATTCAATAGACCTTGAGAAAGGTAATTTGAACCGGGTTACATATCTTTGTGGTAAAAGCACGAGCAGAAGAATGTATACATCCATTGCAGGTTTTGATAAGAATGGCAATTTAATAATTTCAACCGATGCATATTATCCATTCGGAACTCCTATGTTATACAGAATAGTGAATGAAAATACTGAGCCTTTAAATCTAGGGCCAGCTTTAAATATTATATATTACGGAGATTATACCATAATTGGCAGAAATACAATAGATATGCCCCACTGGAAGCGATATAAAGGCGGAACAAGAGGAAAAATATTGTCATGCAAGAATGATGATTTTAAAATAATAATAGACCTCGAATCAAATGTAAATTCACCTATGATTTACAACGATGAATTATATTTTATTTCGGACCATGAGGGAAGTGCGAATATATACTCAGCCGATTTTAATGGTGGCAACCTCAAAAAACATACAGATTTTAAGGATTACTATGTGAGAAATGCCAATTCAGACAGCAAAAAAATAATCTTTCAGAAATCCGGATCTTTGTTTATATTCCAGAATGATAGGGTAGAAAAACTTGATATTAATATAAATATACCATCAGTGAATATTGAAAACAGGATTGTAAAGGCAACAGATTATTTGACCGATTATAAAATAAATTATACTGGAAATTTAATCGGCTTGATAAGCAGGGGGCAGGCATTATTTACAGGCATAAAAAATGGGCCTGTTATGAATATAAATAAATTAAAAAATCAGATAATTGAATTTATGAATAACAACGATATAATAATATATAATTATAACGAAGAGAATAATAAAATATTATTATACAGTGTTGATAAAACATTGAAAAAATTCTTTGACTTCAAAAATGGCATAATTTTTTCAATGAAAGCTTCACCTGATAGCAAATACATTGCAATTGGGAATAACAGATTTGAATTATTTATCTTAAATGTTGAAAATGGAAACATAAATAAGATAGATGAAAGCGAATCCGGAACAATAGACGATTTTTCGTGGTCAAATGATTCCATATTGCTTGCATATTCGTATCCTGAATCCGAATACTACGGGTATAACGAAAGTGCATCCATAAAGATATTTGATTTAACAGCCAATAAAAAATATGACGCAACAACTTCCGGAGCTATCGACTTCAAACCTGTTTTCAGTAACGACGACAATTATCTATTTTACCTGTCAAAACGGTCTCTTGATCCGGTTGCAGACCAGCTTGTGTTTAATTTAGGATATCCAAAAATAACAAAGCCATATGCCATCCCGGTAAAGGAAAATATTTTCCCTTTGTTTTCGGATATACCTGAAGAATTGCATGAAAATATTCCTGGTAAATACAAACTTAACAATATTATACAATTAAGCGAAGTTTTTCCAGTACCGGCAGAAGATTATGCTAACATCATTCCTGTAAATAATGGTGTCCTCCTGCTACATTATCCGGTTGAGGGATCAATGAAATATTATCTCTTCAACAACGACGAGAAAACAGGGAATATTGAGCTATTTGACTTTAAAAAGAAAAAAAGTGAATTATATGAAAGTGAAGTTGTTAATTACCTTATATCCGGCAATAAAAAATTCCTGCTAATTAGAAAATCCAGCAATAAATTCATAGAGAGGGAAATTGAACCGAAAAAGGATGAGGATATAGATTTAACAAGATTGAATATTACAATAGAGCCTATGAATGAATGGAAAAACATGTTATATGACACTTTTAATTTAATCAAAGAGAATTACTGGAGTAAGGAAAAAGTTGAAAAACTGGGCGATGACCCTTATCTAAAATATAAGAAATTATTAAATAAAGTGAGGACAAGATTTGAGTTATCGGATTTAATTAGAGAAATGCAGGGAGAATACAGCACATCGCATTCGTACGAAATAGGTGGCGACCTCTCAAACGTAGAGTCAATAAGTATTGGAAAACTTGGTATCGACTATGAATTCAAAAACAATAATTATATAATAACCAAGATTTATAACGGAGACCCATCCAATGAAAATGAAAAATCACCATTGCTTTACACAGGCATAAAGGAAAATGATATTATAAAGTCCATAAACGGTGTTACTCTTGACGCAACTAATAATCCTGATAAACTACTATTAGGTCATGCAAACGAAATAATAACAATTGAAATAGTAAACAGAAATGAAACTAAGAAATACTACGTTAAGACAATGATTGACGAAAAATATTTGAGGTACAGAGAATTCGTTGAAAGAAATAGAAAATATGTTCATGAGAAAACCGGTGATAAGATTGGATATATTCATATACCCGATATGGGAATGAATGGTTTCAATGAATTTTTCAGGATTTATGATCGGGAGGCTAACAGGAGTGGCCTTATAGTGGATTTAAGATTTAACGGCGGTGGCTTCGTTTCACAGTTATTATTAGAGAAATTATCAAGAAAGAGGATCGGTTACGATGTTCCACGTAGAGGCATTATAACTCCATACCCGATAGATTCTGTCAATGGGCCGATGATTGGATTAACAAATGAATATGCAGGGTCAGACGGTGATATAGGAACGCATGTTTTTAAACTGATGGGTCTTGGCAAAGTTATAGGTACAAGAACATGGGGTGGTGTTGTTGGTATTAACCCTAAAATAAAATTACTTGATAATACAACGGTAACCCAGCCTCAATTTGCCACATGGTTTAAAGATGTCAAATATGGAATGGAGAACTATGGTACGGAGCCTGATATTTACATAGAAAATATGCCACAGGATTTTCTAAAATCTAGAGACGTACAACTGGATAGTGCAATAGAGTATATTTTAAAGGAAATGAATGATTATAAAAAACTCGATTTGACTTAA